A single Caldanaerobius fijiensis DSM 17918 DNA region contains:
- a CDS encoding RnfABCDGE type electron transport complex subunit D, producing the protein MEGKLYVTSSPHFGTADDVKRIMLDVIISLIPALIAAIVIFGIRALYITIICVTAAVMTEAAIEWIFHKDITVGDFSAAVTGLLLAFNLPVTVPWWIGVIGSMFAIAVVKMVFGGLGYNFMNPALAARAFLLASWPVQMTHWTSPDGVTTATPLALLKGTEVSGKLPDLWDLFIGNVGGSLGETSALALLIGAVYLLYRKVITLRIPASYILTVAFMTWVFGKQGLFTGMPLYHILAGGLILGAFYMATDYTTSPITPKGQIIFGIGCGILTSVIRLYGGYPEGVSYSIILMNLATPLIDKYTAPRVFGKVMKNEGGK; encoded by the coding sequence GTGGAGGGTAAATTATATGTTACATCATCACCTCATTTTGGTACTGCCGATGATGTAAAAAGGATAATGCTCGATGTAATAATATCTCTTATACCTGCATTGATTGCTGCTATCGTAATTTTCGGAATAAGGGCACTTTACATAACAATTATATGTGTGACTGCGGCCGTAATGACAGAGGCTGCTATTGAGTGGATTTTTCATAAAGATATCACGGTAGGTGATTTTAGCGCAGCTGTTACGGGCTTGTTGCTGGCATTTAATCTACCGGTTACGGTACCATGGTGGATAGGTGTTATTGGTTCGATGTTTGCCATCGCTGTAGTAAAAATGGTTTTTGGGGGTTTAGGCTATAACTTTATGAATCCTGCGCTGGCTGCCAGGGCTTTTCTGCTGGCGTCATGGCCTGTGCAGATGACTCATTGGACTTCTCCTGATGGGGTTACGACGGCAACTCCTTTAGCTTTGCTGAAAGGCACGGAGGTTTCAGGAAAACTTCCTGATCTCTGGGACCTGTTTATAGGCAATGTAGGCGGCTCCCTAGGGGAGACATCGGCATTGGCTTTACTTATAGGAGCGGTGTATCTCTTGTACAGAAAGGTTATAACGTTGAGGATACCTGCAAGTTATATATTGACGGTGGCCTTTATGACCTGGGTATTTGGGAAACAAGGTTTATTCACAGGTATGCCGCTGTATCATATTTTAGCGGGTGGCCTTATATTAGGAGCTTTTTATATGGCGACCGACTATACCACATCTCCTATCACTCCCAAGGGACAGATTATATTTGGCATAGGGTGTGGAATTCTCACCTCTGTTATAAGACTTTACGGTGGATATCCCGAAGGAGTGTCTTATTCCATAATACTGATGAATTTGGCTACTCCCCTTATAGATAAGTACACTGCACCTAGGGTCTTTGGAAAGGTGATGAAAAATGAAGGCGGAAAATGA
- a CDS encoding RnfABCDGE type electron transport complex subunit G yields MKAENDILKTGLILFMVTGIAALVLGFFNFITQKPIERQIREANLQAMKEVMPADTYKEIKAETATGDIVKAVSKAYKNGSEAGFVIRVSPSGYGGSIEMLVGIDKNGKITGIKIISHNETPGLGAKATEPSWQSQFKGKGPDALTVVKHPPSNDKNEVQAITGATITSRAVTKGVNEALREFKQLSK; encoded by the coding sequence ATGAAGGCGGAAAATGATATATTAAAGACAGGACTTATTCTTTTCATGGTTACAGGTATAGCCGCCTTGGTACTGGGGTTTTTTAATTTTATTACTCAGAAACCGATAGAAAGGCAGATCAGGGAAGCGAATCTTCAGGCAATGAAGGAGGTCATGCCTGCGGATACATACAAAGAAATAAAGGCTGAGACTGCAACAGGTGATATTGTAAAAGCTGTTTCAAAGGCTTATAAAAACGGAAGTGAAGCAGGTTTTGTTATTAGGGTATCTCCGTCAGGCTATGGCGGATCTATAGAGATGCTGGTGGGAATTGATAAAAATGGGAAAATAACCGGCATAAAAATTATAAGCCACAACGAGACACCGGGTTTGGGGGCTAAAGCCACTGAACCGTCGTGGCAGAGTCAGTTTAAAGGCAAAGGACCTGATGCCTTGACGGTAGTAAAACATCCGCCTTCTAATGATAAAAATGAAGTTCAGGCTATCACTGGTGCCACCATTACATCGCGGGCCGTTACTAAAGGTGTCAATGAAGCATTGAGAGAATTTAAACAATTAAGCAAATAA
- the rsxE gene encoding electron transport complex subunit RsxE, protein MALFDSFKPCCGCNSSDPSDKEGLPCQSCGAAFKNGLWKENPTFVQVIGMCPTLAVSTAAINGLTMGAAATFVLFFSNVLISMFRKVIPDKIRIPVFIVVIATFTTIAGMLIKAYSPALDKALGIYIPLIVVNCIIMARAEAFAYKNTVLRSAADGLGMGLGFTMALFILGSIREILGNGTILGYPVLGSGYQKALIFIMPPGAFLVLGMLLGLFKFFELKAQDRKAR, encoded by the coding sequence ATGGCTTTATTTGATTCGTTTAAACCCTGCTGCGGATGTAATAGCAGCGATCCTTCAGATAAAGAGGGCTTACCGTGTCAATCCTGCGGAGCGGCTTTTAAAAATGGGCTTTGGAAAGAGAATCCGACATTTGTTCAGGTAATAGGCATGTGCCCCACATTAGCGGTATCGACGGCCGCTATAAACGGTTTGACGATGGGTGCAGCTGCTACTTTTGTGCTGTTTTTCTCCAATGTACTTATTTCTATGTTCAGAAAGGTCATACCAGATAAAATAAGGATACCTGTGTTTATAGTCGTTATAGCTACATTTACAACTATAGCAGGTATGCTCATAAAGGCTTATTCACCAGCGCTGGATAAAGCCCTTGGTATTTATATACCCCTTATCGTTGTCAACTGCATTATCATGGCAAGAGCAGAGGCCTTTGCGTATAAAAACACTGTCCTTCGGTCGGCTGCCGATGGACTGGGTATGGGACTGGGCTTTACAATGGCTCTGTTTATTCTGGGCTCTATAAGAGAGATATTGGGCAACGGCACAATACTTGGTTACCCTGTACTGGGTTCGGGTTATCAAAAAGCCCTGATATTTATAATGCCGCCGGGTGCTTTTTTAGTGTTGGGAATGCTATTAGGGCTTTTTAAATTCTTTGAGCTAAAAGCCCAGGACAGGAAGGCTAGATAA
- the rsxA gene encoding electron transport complex subunit RsxA — protein MLTRIIIILISSVFVNNFLLVRFLGECPFLGVSKRIDTSIGMGIAVTFVMTLASAVAYIVYFYILVPLGIEYLETIAFILVIAVLVQFVEMVVKKINPVLYKALGIYLPLITTNCAVLGVALLSVELKYNFIETVINGFGSAIGFTLAMVLFAGIRERLELAPIPKPLQGFPIALIGAGLMSIAFLGFQGMI, from the coding sequence ATGCTGACAAGGATTATCATCATACTGATCAGTTCGGTATTCGTAAATAATTTTCTACTGGTGAGGTTTTTGGGAGAATGTCCCTTTTTAGGCGTATCAAAGCGCATTGATACCTCTATAGGAATGGGTATTGCGGTAACATTTGTCATGACTTTAGCATCAGCTGTAGCTTATATTGTCTACTTTTATATATTGGTACCCCTTGGGATAGAGTATCTTGAGACTATCGCTTTTATACTTGTTATAGCCGTTTTGGTTCAGTTTGTGGAGATGGTGGTAAAGAAGATAAATCCCGTGCTCTACAAAGCATTGGGCATTTATCTGCCGTTAATAACTACGAACTGCGCGGTTTTGGGTGTTGCTCTGTTGAGCGTGGAACTCAAGTATAATTTTATAGAAACGGTTATAAACGGCTTTGGATCAGCGATAGGTTTTACTCTGGCGATGGTGCTTTTTGCAGGCATAAGGGAAAGGCTGGAGCTGGCACCGATACCAAAACCTTTACAGGGGTTTCCCATTGCTCTCATCGGCGCAGGACTTATGTCTATTGCATTTCTAGGCTTTCAAGGTATGATATAG